One Helianthus annuus cultivar XRQ/B chromosome 12, HanXRQr2.0-SUNRISE, whole genome shotgun sequence genomic region harbors:
- the LOC110894182 gene encoding trimethyltridecatetraene synthase produces the protein MDSLSSTYYVAAWLATMALLLSLRLRRLRHLNRPPGPKPWPIIGNLHLISHLPHRSIHNLSQKYGEIMQLKFGSHNVVIGSSVEMAKAFLKTQDVNFACRPKTAAGKYTTYNYSDMTWSPYGPYWRQARKMCQVVLFSTKRLDSYEYIRVEETHSMLKKIFKSVGTDIRLKDMLSTLSLNVISRMVLGKSYLDESENSVVSPDEFKKMLDELFLLNGVFNIGDSIPWVGFMDLQGYVKRMKVVSKKFDRFLEHVLDEHNARRMAADGEKFVARDMVDLLLQLADDPNLDVKLERHGVKAFTQDLLAGGTESSTMTVEWAISEILKKPEIFEKATKELDRVIGKNRWVQEKDMPNLPYIKAIAIETMRLHPVAPMLTPRRTREDCKVAGYDITEGTRVFVNIWTIMRDPKLWDNPEVFCPERFIGKEVDIKGHDFKLLPFGAGRRMCPGYNLGLKVVEGTLANLLHGFNWKLPNTMTEDDLNMEEIFGLSTPKKIPLITVAQPRLPLEMYHF, from the exons ATGGATTCACTTTCTTCTACTTATTACGTGGCTGCATGGCTAGCCACAATGGCTCTCCTCCTATCTCTCCGTCTCCGCCGCCTCCGCCACCTCAACCGCCCTCCCGGCCCTAAACCCTGGCCAATAATCGGAAACCTCCACCTCATCAGCCACCTCCCTCACCGTTCCATCCACAATCTCTCCCAAAAATACGGCGAAATCATGCAACTCAAATTCGGTTCCCACAACGTCGTCATAGGATCCTCGGTTGAAATGGCCAAGGCCTTCCTCAAGACACAAGATGTCAACTTCGCATGCCGGCCAAAAACCGCGGCCGGTAAATACACAACTTACAATTATTCAGACATGACATGGTCCCCATACGGGCCGTACTGGAGACAGGCCCGTAAAATGTGTCAAGTGGTGCTGTTCAGCACCAAACGCCTCGACTCGTATGAGTACATACGAGTCGAGGAAACACATTCCATGctgaaaaaaatatttaaatcCGTTGGAACGGATATTCGGTTGAAGGATATGTTATCTACTTTGAGTTTGAACGTGATTAGTAGGATGGTGTTGGGGAAGAGCTATTTGGACGAGTCGGAGAACTCGGTGGTGAGTCCGGACGAGTTTAAGAAGATGTTGGATGAGTTGTTTTTGTTGAATGGTGTGTTTAACATTGGCGATTCGATACCGTGGGTCGGTTTCATGGATTTGCAAGGGTATGTGAAGA GGATGAAGGTGGTGAGCAAGAAGTTTGATCGGTTTCTTGAGCATGTGTTGGATGAGCATAACGCGCGGCGGATGGCGGCGGACGGGGAGAAGTTTGTGGCGAGGGACATGGTGGATTTGTTGTTGCAGCTTGCTGATGATCCAAATCTTGATGTTAAGCTTGAGAGACATGGAGTTAAAGCTTTTACACag GACTTGCTTGCTGGTGGAACTGAGAGCTCTACCATGACTGTCGAATGGGCGATTTCCGAAATCTTAAAGAAACCAGAGATATTCGAAAAGGCAACTAAAGAACTTGATAGGGTCATAGGCAAGAATAGATGGGTTCAAGAAAAAGACATGCCTAATCTACCTTACATCAAGGCAATTGCTATAGAGACAATGAGGTTGCACCCGGTGGCACCAATGTTGACTCCAAGACGAACTCGTGAGGATTGTAAAGTAGCCGGTTATGACATTACCGAAGGAACCCGCGTGTTTGTTAATATTTGGACAATCATGAGAGACCCTAAGTTGTGGGATAACCCTGAAGTCTTTTGTCCAGAAAGATTCATTGGAAAAGAAGTTGATATCAAGGGTCATGACTTTAAGTTGTTGCCATTTGGCGCAGGACGAAGGATGTGCCCCGGGTACAACCTAGGACTTAAAGTTGTCGAAGGAACATTGGCAAACTTACTCCATGGGTTTAACTGGAAACTGCCGAATACGATGACCGAAGATGATTTAAACATGGAGGAGATATTTGGACTCTCAACTCCAAAGAAAATTCCACTTATCACCGTAGCTCAACCAAGGCTTCCACTTGAAATGTACCATTTCTAG